The genome window GCAGGCGGCCGACGCCGCGCACGGCATCGTCACGCAGGCCTGGTCCCCGATCGGCGGCATCACGTTCTACCCGGGCTGGGGCGAGCAGCGCCGCAATGTGATGGAGGACCCGCTGCTGGCGGAGCTCGCCCGCGCCCACGGCAGGACGCCCGCCCAGGTCATGCTCCGCTGGCACCTCCAGCAGGGCCGCTCGGCCATCCCCAAGTCGGTCGACCCCGGCCGCATCGCGGAGAACTTCGACGTCTTCGACTTCGACCTGACCGACGAGGAACTGGCACGCATCGACGGTCTCGACGCGGGCGTACGGAACGGGCCTGACCCGGACGTGGCCCGGCCGGAGCGGTTCGCGATGGCGATCCCGGAGGCGTGAGGGGTGTCGGTGCGGCGCTAAGCTCGCGACGTGACCGAAGGTGACACGCCGCACCCTCGACGCCCGCGGACCCCCGGTCTACACTCGGGTCTCGTGTTCAGGAAGCACCGCTCCGGCGGAGACGCGGAGGCGGCCGTCGAGCGCTACGAGTCCGTGCTCGCGACCGCCCAGGAGGATCAGCTCGTCCAGGTGCACACCGAGGCCTTCGCCGCGTTGAGCGACACGCAGCGGGACGAGCTCCGCACCCGGCTCGCGCAGAGCGTCGATGAGGCGGACCGGCCGGTCGACGAGCGCCCGGAGACCCTCGCGCGCGTCGCCACCGACCTGGAGGTCACCCGGCCGGGGAGCCTCGAGCGCGTGCTGGGTCCGTTGCTGCCCGCGGTGGCGGCCTCCGTCATGGTCTCGCCGGTCGCGATCGCGCTGTTCCCCTACGGCTACGCCGGCGGCACCGGGGTGTGGCAGGAGGACGCGGACGACGACAGTCCGCTGCTCTGATCCGTCGCTGCTCGGCTCGTCAGCCCGCGTCCGTCCGCGCCGGCGCGACTCCGGCGTCCCCGGTGTCCGGTCCGTCCGGGATCGCCAGCACAGCGCGCAGCGACGCACTGAACGCGGCCGCCTCCGCGCCGCCGAGCGGCGCCAGGAACTCGGCCTCGGCCGCCCGGTAGGCGGCCTCGGCGTCGCGGTTCGTCGCGCGTCCCGCCTCCGTCAGCTCGATCGCGTTGCGGCGCCGGTCGGCCGGGTCGGGGCGCCGGGTGACGATCCCCTTGTCCTCGAGCGCGTCGATCACGGCGACCATCGTGGTCGGGTCCACGCCGAGGTCGCCCGCGAGCGCCTGCTGCGACAGCGGTTCGCGGGCGGCGAGTGCGCGGAGGACGCCGAACTCCCTGCCTTCCAGCCCCAGGGGCTCGATCGCGGCGTCCGCGAGCGCCAGCAGCCGCCGGTGGGCGTGCTTGAGGAGGTACGTGAGCAGCTCGCTCGGGTCACCGGCCGCCGGCCTCGCGCTGGACATGCCGAAATCATAGCGTAGGCTGATCGTCAGCCACACAAACGATTGTGCGAGCGAACGTTATGAGGAGACCCATCCCATGAGCATCGAGCTCGAGCAGACCCCCGCCCTCGTCGTCATCGACCTCCAGACCGGCATCCTGGGCCAGCCCACCGCCCACCCGGTCGAGCAGGTCGTCGCCCGCTCCGCGGAGCTGGCGGCGTCGTTCCGCGCCAACGGCCTCCCGGTCGTGCTGGTCAACGTCGCGGGGACCGCCCCCGGCCGCACCGACCGCGGCAAGGCGATGGGGCGCGTCGGGGCGCAGACGCTCCCCGCGCAGGCCACGGAGCTCCTGCCGGAGCTCGACCGGCAGCCGGGCGA of Leifsonia shinshuensis contains these proteins:
- a CDS encoding MarR family winged helix-turn-helix transcriptional regulator; translation: MSSARPAAGDPSELLTYLLKHAHRRLLALADAAIEPLGLEGREFGVLRALAAREPLSQQALAGDLGVDPTTMVAVIDALEDKGIVTRRPDPADRRRNAIELTEAGRATNRDAEAAYRAAEAEFLAPLGGAEAAAFSASLRAVLAIPDGPDTGDAGVAPARTDAG